From the genome of Toxoplasma gondii ME49 chromosome XII, whole genome shotgun sequence:
GACGACGCGGCGCCTCCcaccgcgtctcctcgcgcaCAGAAGGAGCATCCTCGTCGCGAGAGAAGCCCTTTGATCAAAAAGATAGTTCGCTCTTGCTGCGTGTTTTTTCAATCGGGAGTCAGAGAGACAAGTGCCTTTTCTCCGTGgcgttctgcatgcacaccgcTGGCCGGTTAGGGTGTGCGATCTGTCTTCGCGCGGTTGACATCAACCGACAGCTCCGGCTCTCAGAAAACAGAAATGGCATCAATCGACTTGAACGGAACTTGTGGTTCCTGCAAGAGCCCAAGCGCTGCAACAAAAGTGTGTAATGCTCAGCttctgagagaagaaagccaagTTTGacagctgtacgtacaccgccGCCTCGCAAACACTTCCGAACGCGCCGGTGAAGCCTTTTGGATTCCCTTCAGGACGCGCCGTCATGAGGCATCGACCGAGACCTCCACGCTTTCTGCGGACGATCTTCAGACACTGTTTAGAAGCCACCAGAGTGATCAATcaggagaagtcgagagTTGGAAGACTTCCGTCCCCTTCGAGTTCCGAACGAAAGTCTAGCTACGTAGATAGGTGCACGACGACTGCGGAAACGGAGAGTCAGCCAGAGAAACGCTGAGGGCGACTATGTGCGAGCGTTGCAAATGGAATTGCAAGCAACGACACCAAACAAAATGCTTCATGACCGCCGGTGCCACTCGTCTGTGTGCGGAACCAGCGACGCGACCAGCGTCTTGAGCAGTCCCAAAATCATCTCAGAAACATTGCCAAGAAGAATCCACTCAGCTGTTCGTGAAGAACAAAGCCTTTCGGCTGTGCTCAACAGTCTAGTGAAATCAGGGAGATTGTCGCCGTCGACCAGCTGCGtagttttctctttttcctgagAGTCTTTCTGTGGTTCACTGGACAGTTCCTCACTAATTTCTCCCCTTCAAGTATAGACACCTAAGTgagatgtgcatgtgtgtttcTCGGGAGGGCGGCTATTTGCGAAACTTCGAGGCGaggccttctttcttccttggaggactttgcgtttctctttgtcgtcACAAGCTAGGAGCTACGGacggtgtcgagacacccggACGACTTCAGATGGAGGAGGGTGTGAAGGGATCTTAATGCTCCTGGACAAAGGTTGGTGCTTCGCGAGCCTTCTGTTTGCGTCGCGTCTATATTTCACCCGCGCCCCAGTTCAGCGCGCGTATTCTTTTAAGGTGCAACACTGCACTTGTGTTCTGATACGCCAGCCTGAGACTCTGGAAACAGATGTCGGCCTTCATTCTCATCACGCGAAACGTCCAAAACAGAAACCAAAAGACGCCACCCACGAACGGTGAGAGACTCGCTTCACGACTTTCGATTCGGAAGGACGGGCGACGCAAAGGACCCTGCTGCAATGAGAGATTTTTTCAAACGGATTGGTCTTCAGCTTTCTCGATTTTGGAGTCTCCTTCAGTCCACTAGCCCacgcgttctccttctccacagCCTCACATCTGGACGTCTTCACCAGCGGACTCCGCCTGAAAAGCCAGAGGCAAATTCGCAAACTCAACTTTGCCTACTGGACAGAACATACACGGTCAGACGTCTTAAAGACcatgcacacacatacagTGTATCCCCGCGatcatgcatgcatccaaCTGTCAAGTGAATAagtaaatatatgcatatacacaagtatatatatatatatagatatatatgtatgcatatgcgaGAAAGTCTGTGGCGTGTTTAGAACGGCGCGGTCTGCATGTGCAAGTCCGCAGTTCAAGTGCGAAGCATATTTGGAAGAGGCGAACGCCGCAGAGCGAAACCTTCCAACAGCGAGGAATTGTGCATCGTGAGATGAAAGCGCCGGAACGAGCGAAGCTGCATAGAGAGACGTCGGTTGAGAGAAACAGCAAAGGAAACAGCAGACTCGGCAAAAGAGTGAAGGGAAAAATGCCACTAGGTACAGTAAAAGCGCCTAACTCGAGGCTTACATTCAGCTTGTCCAGGAGACTCTGGACTTCATCGGTAGACAGTTctgagggagaggaaagcagacagGCACAGAGTGCGATCTTTGCGGTGAAACAGGAGCACAGCCGCAGCCGACCATATCAAGAGGACGATAAAGGGACAGATGGACAAGGCAAGGACTGTGCATCGGAGGGCATGACAGTTCGCGAACCCCCAAAGTAACGACAACGCGAGCCTAAGGCACTGAGAAGGAACTTTTCCTACACAAAGAACCGTGGGTCCCATGCACGGAAACACATACAcgcacatgtatatgcatacacaattatatatgcatagatatacacatatatagatTCAACGATAGGTAAtagagtgcatgcacagcagcATGCATATCTGTAGAACGAGGAGCACGGAGGATTCGAGAGGCaaggaaagcgacagacTGACGCGGACGCATATCTGGGGAAGGCACAAAGAGGAGAAGTCCTTGGCAAAGGCGAGAGCAACACATTGAGTGGAACGCCACTCAGACGCAAACGCAGAATCCAgtggcgacgaagacgaaagttaACAGGGAAGAAAATGGGGAAAAAATCTTTGGCGTACCCTTCCACGGTTGATTCTTGCCCACGATGGCCATGGAGACCGTGTCTGCTGTCAGCCTGTGAAAAACGCGAGGACAGTCCGAGGATCCATGGAGGAAGGAGAATCACAAATGCAGAAACAGGTTCTCTCGatctctttctgcctcgtcgATTCAGAAGACAAACCTTGCTCGCCAAAAGCGTCGCCCCTCCAGGCACGAGTCTCTctgagggaggagagacacacacgtcgacacgactgcatgcgcgaagaACTGCGGAACATCTACGCGACATCGAGTTAAGAACCGAAGCCCGtccagactgcatgcgtgtacCGAGTTTTACCGCCTGCGGGGGACCCAAACGTCGAGATGTTTTCCATTCCATTTCCTTCCGTCTCGACTCACTCAGCGTCGGCAGCGAGGGAGGCCTGGAGAGCCTTcattgcatgcagttcgagTTCCTCgggagagactgaagaaacgcaaagaagcagcgactcGCAGTCGAGAGAGGTGCGAAGAGACGCCGGCCATGGCAGGACAGGGGACAGGCAGCCTTCCCGGCCTGCTTCCTTGTCGTGAGAAGCACAAGCGAGGACACAAGCCATACAACAcggaagggagaaacgggCGAAGGGCAGCTGCCGAGAACGCAGATCGAAACAGGAGAACAATACTGCAAGTATGAGAGACAGTCAAGAAAGTTGTTTTCTTCGTGACTGCTACACACAaaccaccccactggactgcttaagaaAGCGGAATAGGGGAGGGCGAGAGACTGCTACTCGGGAaagcaggaaggggaagcacacagcagagaagagccgaCACGCACGCGCTCGGCGCGATGAgatggaggaggagaagagacgcaggagagaaTGGAAAAAAAATCAGAATGAACGCGACCCCAATAACGGAGGGacgaaagacaagaaaagcaaagaaacaagaaaacaagaaactcACGACCAGGGAAGTTTTCAAAGTTTCGCTCCAAGTAGGTTTTCGAAGACTGCGACCGTGCACCGAAGGCCATTGCCtgagcaagaggaaaacacagagaacgcgCCTCTCGGAGTCATacggggtgtacatacacctcggGAAACGTGCCGTGCACAGAGTCAggcaggtgtacatacacttgAAGATCGCGGCAGCGATGCGCTGAGTGGACTGCGCCAAGGGAAACGATTCTGCGTAACTCTGTTTCTTGAAACATCGCTTACATAGGACTCGAAGTAGTTTCCAGAGGGGCAAGTTTCAAAGAGGTGCGGACCAGCGTCGTCGTAACCGGCAGCGAGGAGGCCGACTCCGAATGGGCGCTTTCCACTTCTCTGCGTGTTCGCTTGCGACTCTGAAAAGGGCAGACACACatacagagaaaagagcgacgaagacgacctTCACAGCCGAATCCggcagaagcaggagacggcgaggacaCCGTAGCAGAGAAATacgcagggagaagagaataggagagagagagccgcgatgaagagggcagagaggcgaatgGCAAAGAGATTCtagaagcaaaagaaaagatgagaatcgaagagagaaaaagaatggagagaggagaaacggacgatagaaacagacacggagagaaagaccaaagaaaggagagaacagaaattaGCACAGCGGAGACTGCATGTTTTTGCCTGTGTGTGGCATTTAATTTCCGTTGATATAGTTTTACTTCTTCCTAGCATTTTTTCAGCCTCGTCGCTTACTGTCTGCCACCATGAGGACGAGACGGCCCACGGGGATCGGAGCATCGTAGACGTATTTGTGGTGGAAGCACTCGTTGCGCATGAAGTTACTGATCACCTCTAAAAAAATAAAATTTCAAAGTCGACAATTTTCTCTCAAGAAACATCTACACTGCAGTGCCTGACGCACTCCTCTCTCTAGTGCctcacatgtatatatatatatatatatatatatatatatatatatatattatatagTGTATGAGCGTGTACGCATACAAAGTACATGGATGCATACGAATTTCATGAAAAGATATATAGATGTGATGTGTTTTATGTACGCACGTATACGCCCGGGAGAGGAGCATGCACACGGATGACTGCAGGGGTAAACGACTGACGTGAGCAGCTTTCGAAGGAAACATCGTCTGATGCAGAGATGTTCTGCGGGTGACGCGACCGTCTCTCCATCTATCCCTCTCTGAATCTATCTTTACATCCATCTGCTTTGAATATAACTCCAGACGATATGTTCTCCTCCACActatgtgtgtctgtgaATAGTTACTCATTCACGACTTcacacaaacgcatgcaactgTAAGTATATCCGTGTACAAACAgttatgtacatatatatatatataatatatatatatatatatatatatatatatttatatatattggtCGAGatttgtatatatttgtgggTGGCATCGAGCCTGCAGAGTTTTGGAGAGGGTTTGGCGGGGCCGTTGAAGGAAAAAGGTTTGGCTTCGTTGACTCTCACTCGCATCTGCTGTGATGCCCGACATGGCGACGCCGACGTGATCGTCGATTTTGAAGAGTTTTTGGTGATGGCCCGCGAACTTCGAGACCGCGCGCTTGAGCGAGCAAAggacctgcatgcagagaaaacaaggaacAGGACAGACAGCCTGTGGACaaggcggcggagaaggcAACGAGAACATGAGAGGCCATGCCGGACTTTCAGAGACAACACACATAAAGACAACAGCGGCGGacagaacaggagaaaaggggggagcgagggagaggatgcgaaagaggggaagagaaaggcaggcgacagaggagaaccagagaaaagagagaagacgaagaagtcagagacacgagagagatAAACACAGAGTacaagaacgagagaagagggaacgcGAACGGGACTGGAAAGACAACAGCGGCGAGATCAAGACGGGGAAAAGTAGAGAAACGTAGAGACCGATAGAGGGAATGAG
Proteins encoded in this window:
- a CDS encoding proteasome subunit alpha type 1, putative (encoded by transcript TGME49_278050); this encodes MYRNLYDTDCITWSPQGRIFQVEYAMEAVKQGTCCVGLRSNTHVVLCSLKRAVSKFAGHHQKLFKIDDHVGVAMSGITADAKVISNFMRNECFHHKYVYDAPIPVGRLVLMVADKSQANTQRSGKRPFGVGLLAAGYDDAGPHLFETCPSGNYFESYAMAFGARSQSSKTYLERNFENFPGLSPEELELHAMKALQASLAADAELTADTVSMAIVGKNQPWKELSTDEVQSLLDKLNAESAGEDVQM